A single genomic interval of Aegicerativicinus sediminis harbors:
- a CDS encoding 1,4-dihydroxy-2-naphthoyl-CoA synthase: MEFIDWKKVKDFEDITYNKCNGVARIAFNRPDVRNAFRPQTTKELYEAFYDANEDTSIGVVLLSAEGPSSKDGIWSFCSGGDQKARGHQGYVGNDGYHRLNILEVQRLIRFMPKVVIAVVPGWAVGGGHSLHVVCDLTLASKEHAIFKQTDADVTSFDGGYGSAYLAKLVGQKKAREIFFLGRNYSAQEAYEMGMVNEVIEHDKLESTAYQWAQEILAKSPISIKMLKFAMNLTDDGMVGQQVFAGEATRLAYMTDEAKEGRNAFLEKRKPNFDKKWIP; this comes from the coding sequence ATGGAATTTATCGATTGGAAGAAAGTAAAAGATTTTGAAGATATTACCTACAATAAATGTAATGGAGTAGCAAGAATTGCCTTTAATCGTCCAGATGTAAGGAATGCGTTTAGGCCACAAACCACAAAGGAATTATACGAGGCATTTTATGATGCCAATGAGGATACATCCATTGGTGTGGTGCTACTTTCAGCTGAAGGTCCATCTTCTAAAGATGGGATATGGTCATTTTGTAGTGGGGGTGATCAAAAAGCTCGTGGACACCAGGGCTATGTAGGTAATGATGGTTACCATAGGCTAAATATTTTGGAGGTTCAGCGATTAATTAGGTTTATGCCAAAGGTTGTAATCGCTGTTGTCCCAGGATGGGCTGTAGGAGGAGGCCATAGCTTACATGTTGTTTGCGATTTAACTTTGGCTAGTAAGGAGCATGCCATTTTTAAACAGACCGATGCCGATGTAACAAGTTTCGATGGAGGTTATGGTTCCGCTTATTTAGCCAAATTAGTTGGACAGAAGAAAGCCAGGGAAATTTTCTTTTTAGGCAGAAATTATTCCGCTCAAGAGGCATATGAAATGGGTATGGTGAATGAAGTAATTGAGCATGATAAATTAGAATCGACCGCTTACCAATGGGCTCAAGAAATATTGGCCAAATCACCCATCTCCATAAAAATGCTGAAATTTGCAATGAATCTTACGGATGATGGCATGGTTGGTCAACAAGTTTTTGCTGGTGAAGCAACACGTTTAGCTTATATGACTGATGAAGCAAAAGAGGGAAGAAATGCGTTTTTAGAAAAACGTAAACCCAATTTTGACAAAAAATGGATTCCCTAA
- a CDS encoding CvfB family protein produces MEIGVYHNLTIDRQREPGLFLSDENGEEVLLPNRYIPENFEIGDSISVFVYLDNEGRPVATTDSPFVTKNDFAVLRCNQVNNFGAFLEWGLVKELFCPFKEQVVKMVKGEWYLVYCYLDETTNRLVASSKTNQFLNNSVVKVEEGEEVELIVSYPSELGMNVIINNEHLGLIFNDEIFKDLSIGDRIKGYIKKIRPDNKITVTLQKPGHKSIEPNADHILTVLKRENGFLPLTDKSSPEEIQSKLELSKKSFKKAIGTLYKKRLIDLREDGIYLN; encoded by the coding sequence ATGGAAATAGGAGTATATCATAATTTAACTATAGATCGTCAACGGGAACCGGGACTTTTTCTTTCGGATGAAAACGGAGAAGAAGTTCTATTGCCGAATAGGTACATCCCTGAAAACTTTGAAATAGGAGACAGCATTTCAGTATTTGTTTATTTGGACAATGAAGGCAGACCGGTTGCAACTACGGACTCACCCTTTGTCACAAAAAATGATTTCGCTGTCTTAAGGTGCAATCAGGTTAATAATTTTGGTGCTTTTTTAGAATGGGGTTTGGTAAAAGAATTGTTTTGCCCGTTTAAAGAGCAAGTTGTAAAAATGGTTAAGGGCGAGTGGTACTTAGTTTACTGTTACCTAGATGAAACCACTAATCGATTGGTAGCTTCAAGTAAAACAAACCAGTTCTTGAATAATTCGGTAGTTAAAGTAGAGGAGGGAGAAGAAGTTGAATTAATAGTTTCTTACCCTTCAGAATTGGGCATGAATGTAATTATAAACAATGAGCATCTTGGCTTAATTTTTAATGATGAAATTTTCAAGGATTTAAGTATTGGCGATAGAATTAAAGGGTATATCAAAAAGATTAGACCTGATAATAAAATTACCGTGACCCTTCAAAAACCAGGGCATAAAAGTATAGAGCCTAACGCCGATCACATACTCACCGTTCTTAAGAGGGAGAACGGTTTTTTACCATTGACCGACAAATCCTCACCTGAAGAAATACAATCTAAACTTGAATTGAGTAAAAAAAGTTTCAAAAAAGCTATCGGCACTTTATATAAAAAGCGTCTTATTGATCTCCGTGAAGATGGTATTTATCTCAACTAA
- a CDS encoding DUF2853 family protein produces the protein MNKREELITKYATDMADKFGVKADLDLLKKVVVGLGPSIYNADSEIVSSSDPSEVERVKTNFLIKKLGLVEESRLDEVLVDVLNRYGKSNRNKYRAVIYYMLVKHFNKESVY, from the coding sequence ATGAATAAAAGAGAGGAACTTATAACTAAATACGCAACTGATATGGCAGATAAATTTGGAGTTAAAGCTGATTTGGACTTGCTCAAAAAAGTTGTGGTTGGTTTGGGTCCTTCAATTTACAATGCAGATTCGGAAATCGTATCTTCGTCAGATCCATCAGAAGTAGAAAGAGTAAAGACTAATTTTTTGATTAAAAAACTTGGCCTTGTTGAAGAGTCGAGACTAGACGAAGTACTGGTAGATGTTTTGAATAGATATGGTAAGTCTAATAGGAATAAATATCGAGCCGTAATTTATTATATGCTAGTAAAACATTTTAACAAGGAGTCTGTTTATTAA
- the menD gene encoding 2-succinyl-5-enolpyruvyl-6-hydroxy-3-cyclohexene-1-carboxylate synthase: protein MNYPESPLAQMTVALCKAYGIKNIIISPGSRNAPLTIGFTNDPFFNCFSIVDERCAAFFGLGIAQQSKSPTALVCTSGSALLNYFPAIAEAFYTNIPMVVLSADRPKHLVEIGDGQTINQVDVYGSHVRYSTNLKSDLKNSDSLLSKDAPPLIKNLENKFEKFLGLIDSIEKQNEAEIRKALSTSILQSSPVHINVPFDEPLYNMVENSKFNYSNSIPQLEHSLPENLDSIQEKWSSFSKIMILVGAMDPGMINQELLEKIISDPRIVVFTETLSNLHHPNLFPFIDKLITSLSDSEFEKLRPELLLTLGGMIVSKRIKAFLRKYKPKEHWHVGENKANDTFFSLNKHFKSLPQTFLSQMDYSTESSDYRDYWLQVKNYRSARHKEFLDSAPYSDLKVFSIILKRFPENVVLHLGNSATVRYSQLFNLADDIEVYCNRGTSGIDGSTSTAIGAAVANNKQNIIITGDLSFFYDSNALWNNYIPNNFRIIILNNSGGGIFRILPGPKKVEAFEEFFETHHSLTAKELSDMYSFEYSSVNNLDDLDLALETFYNESVKPKILEVFTPRLENDKTLTEYFKFLG, encoded by the coding sequence ATGAATTATCCAGAAAGTCCCCTCGCTCAAATGACCGTGGCACTATGTAAAGCTTACGGAATCAAAAATATAATTATATCACCTGGTAGTAGAAATGCACCTTTGACAATTGGATTTACTAATGATCCATTTTTCAATTGTTTTAGCATTGTTGATGAACGTTGTGCAGCTTTTTTTGGGTTAGGTATTGCTCAACAATCCAAGAGCCCAACTGCCTTAGTTTGTACTTCGGGAAGTGCTTTGCTCAATTATTTTCCTGCGATTGCCGAAGCTTTTTATACTAACATTCCAATGGTTGTACTATCCGCTGATAGACCAAAACACCTTGTGGAAATTGGGGATGGTCAGACAATTAATCAAGTAGATGTTTACGGCAGTCATGTTCGCTATTCAACGAATTTAAAATCAGATTTGAAAAATTCCGATAGCTTGTTGTCGAAGGATGCCCCACCATTGATTAAAAATTTAGAAAACAAGTTTGAAAAGTTTCTTGGGCTAATTGATTCAATAGAAAAGCAAAACGAAGCTGAGATTAGAAAGGCCTTAAGCACTTCTATACTTCAATCTAGTCCGGTGCATATAAACGTTCCTTTTGATGAACCGCTATATAACATGGTTGAGAATTCTAAATTTAATTATTCAAATAGTATTCCTCAATTAGAGCATAGTTTGCCAGAAAATTTAGATTCTATTCAAGAAAAATGGTCTTCATTTTCCAAAATTATGATTTTGGTGGGCGCAATGGACCCGGGAATGATTAATCAAGAATTATTAGAAAAGATTATATCTGACCCTAGGATAGTGGTATTTACGGAAACCTTATCGAATCTTCATCACCCTAACTTATTCCCTTTTATAGATAAACTTATAACTTCTCTTAGCGACAGTGAGTTTGAGAAGCTCCGACCAGAATTATTACTCACTTTGGGTGGAATGATCGTTTCTAAAAGAATTAAGGCATTTTTGCGTAAATATAAACCTAAAGAACATTGGCACGTTGGTGAGAATAAGGCCAATGATACTTTTTTTAGTCTGAATAAGCATTTTAAATCATTACCTCAAACCTTTCTAAGTCAAATGGACTATAGTACTGAATCTTCTGATTATAGAGATTATTGGTTACAGGTTAAAAACTATCGTTCGGCTCGCCATAAGGAATTTTTGGACTCTGCCCCGTATTCAGATTTAAAGGTATTTAGCATTATATTAAAGAGATTTCCGGAAAATGTTGTCTTACACTTAGGCAACAGTGCAACTGTGCGTTATAGCCAATTGTTTAACTTGGCAGACGACATTGAAGTTTATTGCAACAGGGGAACTAGTGGCATAGATGGAAGTACCTCAACTGCTATTGGAGCTGCGGTGGCCAATAATAAACAAAATATAATTATAACGGGCGACTTGAGTTTTTTCTATGATAGTAATGCTCTTTGGAATAATTACATTCCTAATAATTTTAGGATAATTATTTTAAATAATAGCGGAGGCGGAATATTTAGGATTTTACCCGGACCTAAAAAGGTTGAAGCCTTTGAAGAATTTTTTGAAACTCACCACTCATTAACTGCTAAAGAGCTAAGTGATATGTATTCATTTGAATATTCTTCGGTTAACAACTTAGATGATTTGGATTTAGCTTTGGAAACATTTTATAACGAATCTGTTAAACCCAAAATATTAGAAGTATTTACCCCTAGATTAGAAAATGACAAAACCCTTACGGAATATTTTAAATTCTTAGGCTAG
- a CDS encoding isochorismate synthase, whose protein sequence is MNSIIAHSQMHKDKNLPFVLFRKPNSEKLFGIFQKSKDLFFSKNLKETGFVFAPFNNLEESILFPEYQTEIKSEHIKDFSVQTNNSKSIQQNLENDQKHFESLVEQSINAIKKGLFQKVVVSRINDLHTDEFDLFSSFQNALHSYPNAFVYLWYHPKVGTWLGATPERLVEVNGTSYRTVALAGTISETDFKSSNWSSKEILEQKIVADYILEELNPISGEIFIGDSGTTRAGNLYHLKSSIHGRLNNEMKLIDLVSKLHPTPAVGGFPKEEAISFILKNEGYNRSFYSGFLGMINSQDHDRVNSELFVNLRCMEIFSSSVRLYAGCGITRDSIPHKEWLETVNKMKTMQAILA, encoded by the coding sequence GTGAATTCTATTATTGCGCATTCCCAAATGCATAAAGACAAAAATCTACCTTTCGTTTTATTCAGAAAGCCTAATTCTGAGAAATTATTCGGAATATTTCAGAAGAGTAAAGATTTATTTTTTTCTAAAAACTTGAAAGAAACAGGTTTTGTTTTTGCTCCCTTCAACAATTTGGAAGAAAGTATCCTTTTTCCTGAATATCAAACCGAAATCAAATCAGAACATATTAAGGATTTTTCTGTTCAAACGAATAATTCCAAGTCTATCCAACAGAATTTAGAGAATGATCAAAAACATTTTGAGTCCCTAGTTGAACAATCCATTAACGCCATTAAAAAAGGTCTTTTTCAAAAAGTTGTCGTTTCACGAATTAATGACCTACATACCGATGAATTTGATCTTTTTTCAAGCTTTCAAAATGCTCTACATTCTTATCCCAACGCATTTGTTTACTTGTGGTATCACCCAAAGGTGGGTACTTGGTTGGGTGCTACTCCCGAACGTTTAGTGGAAGTAAATGGGACATCATACAGAACTGTAGCATTGGCTGGGACCATTTCAGAGACTGATTTTAAATCTTCGAATTGGAGTAGTAAAGAAATTCTGGAACAAAAAATAGTTGCTGATTATATCTTAGAGGAGTTGAATCCCATTTCAGGCGAAATATTTATAGGGGATTCCGGAACTACCAGAGCAGGTAACTTATATCACCTAAAATCCTCTATTCATGGACGTTTAAATAATGAAATGAAACTTATTGATTTGGTTTCAAAACTGCATCCCACACCTGCCGTCGGTGGTTTCCCTAAAGAAGAAGCCATCTCATTCATACTTAAAAATGAAGGGTATAACAGAAGTTTTTACTCGGGATTTTTGGGGATGATTAATTCACAAGATCATGACCGTGTCAATTCTGAATTATTTGTAAACTTACGATGTATGGAAATTTTTTCATCTTCGGTTAGGCTTTATGCAGGTTGTGGAATTACCCGAGATTCAATACCTCATAAAGAATGGTTGGAAACGGTTAATAAAATGAAAACCATGCAGGCCATTTTAGCTTGA
- a CDS encoding PaaI family thioesterase yields MDLNKQEILDKVNSICTNTLLETLSIEFVDVGEDWVIAKMPVTPKVHQPDGILHGGATVALAESVGSFAAHIFMDIEKVFVRGIEISANHLKSISEGYVFAKATFLHKGRTTQLLEIKIIDESENLISLCKLTTISLPKKTS; encoded by the coding sequence ATGGACCTCAATAAGCAAGAAATTTTAGATAAAGTAAATAGCATTTGTACAAATACATTATTGGAAACATTGTCAATAGAATTTGTCGATGTTGGTGAAGACTGGGTTATTGCTAAAATGCCTGTTACACCCAAGGTGCATCAACCAGACGGGATTTTACATGGTGGAGCTACGGTAGCTTTAGCAGAAAGTGTTGGAAGTTTTGCTGCTCATATTTTCATGGATATAGAAAAAGTCTTTGTAAGAGGAATTGAAATTTCAGCAAATCACCTCAAAAGTATTTCAGAAGGCTATGTGTTTGCCAAGGCAACATTTCTGCATAAAGGACGTACTACACAATTATTGGAAATAAAAATTATAGATGAAAGTGAAAATCTTATTTCCTTGTGCAAACTCACAACTATTTCCTTACCTAAAAAGACTTCCTAG